Genomic DNA from Lactuca sativa cultivar Salinas chromosome 8, Lsat_Salinas_v11, whole genome shotgun sequence:
ggtagtttaggaagatactagaactattactagaatgcgatatcatacaatgagtcagttcattcatgagtcaatacttgctagatagagagaacatacattactatgagaacatatacattacattactatgagtacatatacaactatactagaggaagaaaatatataactatactagaaagagaacatatactacgatactagaacgagtaacaatacattacatatacatatatacattgacaaaaattgtgatccactgtatcggagcatgccttaaatgtcatggcccgagttgtagccagaattctcttggagggagagcgtgagtttgcgtataaatctatactggattgactatcctacaccttgctgctagctacagccggacctgcaggtctgcgggtgccaaacgtcatttctttttacgaccatacttatgtcgttgttaccagtcaatagtatggtgcaattaatcacatgataccttaatataaatctggtttaaggtagttagtacagcaatagttcctataatacaacactacagtactacattaatttccccttttcatatatttagtgatcatttcacttaaacattaaatgtaaaaactatattttgttaatgatagttacacttgggaaaattacacacttttacaagaaacgaacatttagaacagttaagtcttggtagaagactacatcgagaacagttaggtcttggtagaagacaccccttatataatagtaggaatcatagagatttctagggtttttcaaacttttacagttgttttacaaacatttttacacttaccgttcatatacattttccatacttacggttcatatacattttcaatacttacaattcatatacatacaaattcttacatacaaattaagacactaaattacttaagatctcaccagcttcaaagttgatactcgctttcaaaattacttgtatcctcaggtcatcatagacaggtaccgatgcaaggattagagaagatggagctcgttcaagactcacctttcattttgatttatgctttagtgtttatcaaaatttgacagaacacacttgtataataattattttattaatgcaatggatgatgttgttgcttgtttactacttttcattgttgtgatattgtacatgacgtcctccgccccataacgtttccgccgttcttggttttggggtgtgacaattatggATTGCATTACACGAgatatcctcctgttcttgaagggtattgtgatgcaaattggatttccaatacttttgaggcaaaatccacaagtgggtatgtgttcactcttggtggagctactatctcttggaaatcatctaagcaaactgtgaatactcgttctacaatggaagtagagtttgttgctttagacaAAGCCGTTGAAGAAGTcgaatggcttaaaagcttcctagaaggtattccttTGTGGCCTCAACCTATTACTGCCATTgccatacattgtgatagtatggctgctcttactagagcacaaagtcatatatacaatggcaagtcgagacacattagaCGCAGATATATTACAATaagagacttgctgaagaatggaatcatttccattagctacataaagtcaaaggaaaatatagctgatcccttgacaaaaggcctcagtagagagcaagttctcttcacatcgaggggaatgggcttaaagccaacacaatgagtcaccacctggcggaaacctaacctagcaacattggagatcccatggtctaggttcaataggataactagttggggaagactcaaagaagcaccaacacaaaggtatgctcGCTCCTATGATATTAATTTTGTGTTTTTCTGTTGATGATATAGGGATGaattctttattcttaataatgctgatagctttTATAGTGGAATAGTACGGATtgttccagattagcattacctatgtgagatggatgtgaggtcgcatctttgggagctaaTATGGctaagctctctaaaagtctcatgaagaaaggattgtTCACGACCGAAATGAACGCAccggtaagaaatgatctatgcttagatatgatatgtgtgatatttCTTGTTTTtgattctactataaaaagtggttagttcaagactctagttcactacccacaaagtagatccaagtagtactgaAAGGTTCAAGTTTCCAACACCTcttcagatgcatgtcatatcttatttcccttatttgaatatcaaagttcacttattttctattcaaatgtggggtattcttggagtttgaatagaaaatgtggggtattgttggaactttgttaAATGGAAAACACTCTCTTTGGGACTTGTCCCACATTGGAAGAAAGAGGAAACTTATACTCCCTTAAAAAGCCTTCTACTAGTTGTTTACTAATTAGATCAAAGACTTGGACTAGAGGGATTGGGTTGGATTTGATGATTAGGCTAGTCAAATTGGTCTTGAAAGcttagattaatatatatatatatatatatatatatatatatatatatatatatatatatatatatatatatataatgatcaaagattggccttgggccttggggctcttagGGTCTCATTGACTAGTtacaatattttatttttatatatatatatatatatatatatatatatatatatatatatatatatattaattccgattttgacttttattatatattaaaaatctgTTAAATTCGTTTTAACTGTTTTGACAGTTAATTTCGGTTAGCAGTTTTGGAGGGAAAAACCAGTCAATCTATATCTATAAATAGATCACCAAAGACCAGATTTTGGGTTCAGAAAAACCACACACAGATTCCTCATATAATTTCGTACTCCACATACAATGAAGGGAACATAGAGAATTTCTTCAGAATCAAAAGAAGTTCTtggttgattgttgtatcctcttgaTAGATCCctaccagggaaatttctgtcttaggacattGCAAAGCAGGCCTCAATCTGTACAATTTCATAGTAAATTTCCTGTGTAATCATCATACAAGTATGTTTCTGTAAATTGAttcttatattatatataattatatatatatatatatatatatatatatatatatatatatatatatatatttcaatttcgtttgttttatttcaattagtttgttgattgtatacttatGTCATAACAGATTTACCTTCAAACCTGAAGCAATGAAAAAGCAACGGAGTAATATATTAAGATTCACAAAATTAATCTCTGACCATTCCCCTACAAAACATCATCAACATACATAATGTGAGAAATAGAAGGTTCGTTGTTGCCAAGAGAAAGACCATGAAAATGATGAAGATCGCAAGCCACCTCCATAGAAATATGAAGACCTTCCATGACAATTATAAAAAGAAACGGAGCAAGAGGATCACCTTGCCTCACACCTCTACAAATATTAAACTCTTTGGTGGGAGATCCATTAACTAAAATAGAAGCCCTACTAGAGGAAAGACATCCTCTAATCCATCTACGTCATTTCCACCTAAACTTCATTTGATCCATGATTGAGTCTAAGAACTCCCAACTCAAAGAGTCAAAAGCTTTGTCAAAATCAACTTTGAAAATTAACAcatttttcttgatttttttgGACCATCCAAGATACTTCTACCACTAACATAAGCTGATTGCTCCGAGCTAATGATCTTATCCAACATATGCTTCAAAAAGTTGGCAAGAATTTTTGAAAGAATCTTGTACAAGCAACCCACAAGATTAATAGGTCTATACTCTTGCACATGTTAGTTTTATTCCTCCTTGGAACCAAAACCATGTCGTTGAAATAAAAGCAAATTTTGAAGCTACAATATCAACTTAAATAAACACAAATGTGAATAGCTTGGATTGGTAGTAGTGCATCCGAAAGCATTATTAACACAAAAAGGGCTTGTAATTACTTTTCTTTTcatcatttaaaattttcaaaaaaaaaaaaaaatctcaagtCGTAAATAACTAAACATATCAGTTATTTATGATTATGCATATGAAACACCCCTCATATGACCAAAAGgaaataacattatactttaatGATTATAATAAACACACTAATAAACATTTATATGATGGAATAAGTGTTAGTAAAGTCTAAGAGGGATATTACAAGACATAACTACGAAAAGTAATGACTAGCTATTTTAACTCCAAAAAATCTCCAAATGTATCTATATATAAAATCTAAATCTCAAAAGAAGTATATCCAacataatttttttcttaaaagttAAAACAACCCAACCTTATCGAATGTCAACAAAGGGTGTGCTTCCAAACCATGTGGGCCTACAACTAGATCAACTATGCTCATGAGTCATGAGTACATACATACGAAAACAACAACTCAAGCCATAAACTGACTACTATTAACAAAATACCGAATACAAATGAAAAGTCTTGTAAAGCTTCCACATGTTTGTAACAATATCTTAAAATAACAATACTTAGCAATAATTTTAAACAATAAATATGgcatataaaattaaataatgcAACTCATATATAAATGATCGATGTATGCAGCATATGCTCAACTTATTAACATAATACAACTCACACTACTACGTTTATTTTGGGTACTTGATTATTTTCTTATACTTGAAGGTGAtacaaatttttaaaaaatttataatatataataagtcaataacttttttttattattgtctATTTTACTTTTCATTATTCTCAagattctttttttttcttttttcaaaataaacatattttaggaatgaatgaattgTAGCGTATTTCCTTATTTGGGCCACATTGGATGCTTATTCAATATTCTTGAATTTAATATActtttttgatttctaattatCTTTTAGTTCTACGCTTCTACCCCACGTTGATTATAATATAAATACACGTAGAGTTTCTTAATAATTTAAACTAAAAcgtttaatatatttattttattttatataaaaaaaaatttgggaaACAACTTATTTTGTTCTATTGTTATCACTTCGTACCAATGACTCACTAGTTTTCAATACGACATGAGCGTATGACCactattttataaaatgaaataaGTTGGTTTTATGATTCGTATATGATAAATGCCAAGGTCTATATTTATAAAACTTGATACCTTATGAAATGTTGCATGTATAAATTGATGAAATATTAATAAAACTTCAAGTGTGAGGCTGTGATTGCATACTATGTTAATATTATGCTGTCCAATTGTACTTTTGTATTACAGAATTACCATAAGATCTTGATTTTGTGGTATTCGATAGTAGTGGGACAGGTTGGATTTGAATTTGCATCTTCAAAATACTCAttagtattttgtttatattgcaAAAACCTCAAAGAAAATCACCAAAGAAAACAGAACAAGGGTGAAGACAAACGCACCTGCAAGCTGCCCATAGTCCCACACAATTAGTTGTCATTTCCACAAAGCATCAATTCCACCCAAATCCATGAAAATTCTCCTCATTCAGCTCTAAAATCAATGGCCACTACTGTAACTCCTGAACATGGAAGACAGAGGAAACCAAGAATCAAATCACACTCTGCAACCCCTAATTCAACTCATGTTACTGAATCCAGGGAACGTCTTCCTCCCAGGAAAAACCTGTTCGGATTTTTGAGCCTGGGATGTGGTCGGTGTTCCTCACCGGCGGCGGCTGTGCATCCTCCAGGGCGAATCCTGCCAGAAAATACGAGAAGGaggagaaggaagaagaagaaacagAGAAGAAACAGTGGATCACGCCAGGAAAATATGGTGGTTATTGTTCCGGATGTTTGCTGTACTCCTCCCGGGATTGGATTTACATATGATGTTGCACAGAGTACAAGTGCTGATGCGCATAGACGAAATCACCGACAGGTATCATATCATATGCTTTTAAAGTTCTTTCGAAGCTTCTTAAATCCGCCATAGTCAAACACAGGTCAAATTTTACTGAAAACGGAACGAAATTTTGTGTGAGAAGTCCATAAATAATATCGAAAAAACACGATTAAGCATGGAGACGATGAACAATAACACAAATATTACCATTTTGATAGCGTTCTCGTGCCACAAGGCAAGCGGCGGATCTTCAACAGCCATGGAGCACTACAGAAGTCGATGCTACAGCTTTCATAAGATCAAATGTATCTGATTCGAGGCAATATACTCGTCTCCAACGTCGTTCTCCTGGGGGAATATCTGAGGTTTGATTCTCATTTCATTACTGAAAACTACGCTAAAATCTCTGTAACTGTAAACGATCGCATTTAATCAAGTAGCAATCTAGATCTGGTAAAACGAGCGTTATAATCCATGAGTTACATAAGCTACAAAATTTGCAGATTGTGATGTTGGAACTTAATCCATTGTTGGATGGGCGATTAGAAGGAAGCGATAGGTTTGGAGCATGGAGGATCAACGCAGATATCATGTCATACGAGGTATTTCCTTCATTCAAGCTTTGACTCCATGAAAAATCAAGCTGATTCGGCATTTTTGTGCAGGAATTGGTGGAATTGAGTGACAGAATCGGGTACGTTGGTGGTGGTTTGCAAGAAGAAGAAATACTCGACTGTTTAAGAAGACCTAAGAAATCCTTCCTTAAGTCCTGTGACTTTAATTCCAAAGTCAAAGACTCTAAATGTAGCATATGTCAAGTAAGTTCATCTCAAAATACTTATTGTTACATGGTACTTCGATTTATTGAACTGAACAAGTTTTTTAGGGTTATTTTTGATActgtattttattattttttagacAACATAAAAAGTTATATAACAAACTTAATACAATAATGATGTGTAAatgtcaaaataaataatttgtgaATTTCAGGAGGAGTGTAAAGGAGATGAAGATTTGGGAAAACTTGAATGTGGGCATTACCATCACGTAGATTGCATAAAACAATGGCTACTCTACAAAAACGAATGCCCAATCTGCAAAACCGTGGCTAAACCCGATAAATGACTCGATAATTTACTATGTTTTTGTGATGTTGGTTTTGATATATTTTCTTTGTTGGATTTTATTTAGGCTAAGTACATGTATACAAGAATACAACTAGCTAAGATTAAGCCCTTTTGTGTTTTTAgttatcattatttttttttatcgatGTTGGTTTTTGTTTATAATAATAGAACATGTTATTTTATTCTGCTGAATAAATTACACCATATTTGTTAAAAGAAATTATCCATCTTAGTTAATATGAAAGAGGTAAATAACAGTTTTTCAGGATAATAACGTGATGTCTATGCTTAAACCGAGATTTCGTTTATGAATTCTTAACTTCTAGACTAACTAGTAAAAAACACTGGGCTTTGCCCCGGGacgttattttattttatttttattttttttgaaacttttttttttcatattaaagtATCGTACTTTGAAAGGTTTATTTTTATCTATAATAGAAAACGTTCTTACATAGTGCtacaaatattttatttaatatctGTTGCTAGCTTTGGTAATTAAAAATATGTGTTGTTATTTGAGAAAAATAAGGTTGTATAGTAGAATATCGAAGGTGGGAGACCAAAAGGGGCAACTCCACAAACTCATGTGACAAAAacttgaggtgtcacatttggtaAATGACAGTGACCAAAAGTGGGAAACTCTTAAACCCTTTGTAGTTAGCAGTAGAGAATATTGAAACCaaaggaccaaaagtgccaaCTCCACAAACTAATATGGTAAAAAGCTGGGGAGGGACCAAAAGTAACAAAATGTAAAAAGGTGATGAGGGACCAAAAGTGGCAAAGTATTAAAAGTTTTGTgacaaaactttaaaaaaattaaggagggactaaaactgtcaaAATGACTAAAGAATTATGACAAAAACCCAAAATAACTAAACTATACTTTTCCTTAATATAACCTCCCAAAATTtataaccaaaaatttcatttttatattaataaagaaCCACCCAACACTTGTTCATAAAAACTAGTCATAGGAAATCAAAGTATATCATCAAATATCTAAGAATACGTCAGAGTCAATCATGCGGAAAACATGGTGTATGCAATGTGATCAATCCAAGCCCTTCCCCTTCGAACcgtaagtacctgaaacataacctgaaaaccgtaagcacaaagcttagtgagttccccaaaatattgcAAATCATACATACAAGTCAACTCAAGGCTATACTGGGTTTATTTCACCCCCGGGTCTATTTCActccgagtctatttcaactcaaatGTCAGCTCAAGGTTGTACTGGTTCTATTTCACCCCAAGACTATTTCAAGTCAATCAATATTTTTCAACCAtatgagtctatttcacccccacaTACATATGGCAATTAGGCATACAAGCATacaacaagagtcacaaagacaacaagcacacaCTACCACAATGTCCTACAATATATAGTGAGCAAACTCGCATCGATTCGCTGATAAACAAATAAACACTCGGGTTGTTGAATCGGAGAATCCCCGCACTAATCATAAACAAATGAAACTCAAATTAACAATTAGGCCAAAAACCATAACTGAGAGTCTAAATCCTTAATCCCGactcctagggtaaaagaccattttacccttcctttacTAGGCCTACATAATGACGACCCAAAACCCCAAAATGGCCCAAGGCCCAGAAATAACCCAAATCTATAAAGACCTAAGTCCATATAATGGCCCAAACTAGTCCAAAGGCCTAAAAGCCCAACTGgtgagtacgccctacgtaccacCGGAGTACCCCTGACATACTCTTTGATGATCAAATTACGAGACTCAAACCCAATACCCGCAACGTACTCAGAAGTGCACCCAGTGTACTGGCGAGAGATCCTTATCTCATTCTAaaggcttaatcccttaagaccttgACGTCCAAACCTCATATTTACTTCTaaataaggtcttaatccataaagttggcaactttactaacTTCCATGACACAAAAGGACCCAATACCAAACCCTAGGTCCAAAACTCcttaaaaatgtcaaaaactCACGCATAGTTAAACCATAACCACCAAGATTCGATTTTTATACTTCAAGGACCTCAGATCTAATAAGAAATGCCACCCTAAAGCTCTGGAGTACCTCATACTCTCAAGAACCAAGGCCATGGGACCAAAAAGCTCCTAAATCTACCCATAAATGAGATCTTAACAAAGGAACCATCAAAGTAACTCTTTACCTCCAAAAGCTTGCAATGAAGAAGATAGATCTGGATCTTgaagctccaactccaacaatGCACCACCACCAAGTCTTTTCTTCTTCAAATGCACAAAAGAACACCAAAACTTCAACAgaagctcaagaacacaccaaagaTGGCTAGGGTTTCGTGGGATAAACTCATGGGATAAGGAGGCTGATGAGGAGGAGCCTCAAGGTCCATAATGATGCATAAATAGGGGCCAAacactaaaaattagggtttgtggtctgagcgagtatgcccagcgtacaccaggtacgcgcaacgtaccacaAAAACCCCGCATCCAACTTAAAGGGAGTACGCCATGTGTACTCCAAGTTACGCTCAGTGCAATAAGGacaaaaaatgcaaagtttttatAATTTAAGGCCAAACTAAAAGATACTTGAAAatcaggtgttacaattctcccccactcgaAGGAAACTTCGAGACTtagtcctcgaagtctgttgttgGCAAGAACTCCAAATAAtgttccctcatctcgtcctcaggCTCCTACGTCTATTCCGAACCCTTGAAGTgcttccattgcaccttcactaaggTCACCGTCTTGTTTCACAGAGTCTtcgtcttcctgtcgaggatagcAATCGGTCTCTCTatgtagttcaggcgctcatccacGTGAATGTCCTCCAAATGAACCACTGcagaatcatcaaccaaacacttcTGCAGCTGAGATATGTGAAAAGTATTGTGAATCCGACTCAATTACTATGGTAGATCCAACCAATATGCAACCCTGCCCAACCGGGCAACAACCATGATGGGACCAATATACCGGCTGGCTTCCCGACGCAGTGGAGCTCTCCACCGGTTGTGGGGGTGTCGAGACAACAACACTTAAACGACGGGGAGGAGGAAAAGTCTCGTACAAGGGCACCACGCGGTGCTCCAGCTTTCCTTGGTAATGCCCCCGCAACATAGAGTCTATGGAGATTGAGCATTCGATACCTATCAATCGTATGTCAAACGTAAGGAAACAAGCACGAGAACACAAAAACAAGGAGGAGTCCCCCACccctcttctttttcttttaaaaaaacgaaagggggggggggggaggagaaAGGAGGCAAAGGAAGAAGTAAAAACGACTTACCATTAGAAACAATGTAGAAGACGGACATCTCCCCCCGAACATGCCAGCTGGGGCTCATCCCGACACCAGCAAGTATGACCTCCAAATTCACATCAACGTCCACCTGGATAGTGCGCAAGAGGTCGGCGGTCACCTGATTATGGGGAAACAATTTGGGGATAGTGTCGGATAACGTCGTCGCTCGGGGATACTCGCACACAAGCAGTTCTCAGTTGACCCACAACCACTTGTCTTGCCAGTTCTTGGGAGGCTTACTATCAAGGACAAGGTTATGGCCTCACTAGCGAGCAGAGAAGGTATCCTTATCGTTGGTGGCAACAAACCGAAAAAAGAACTTGAAAACAAAGTAGTCGAGAACGATGTCATTGGCCCGACATATCATCTCGAAAGCTACCATCTTACGAACAGCACCAGGGGTCAACATTTGAACACTGCACCCGTTACGCCGGAGTATTTCCTCTTGGAAATCAGTTAATGGAAGACGAAGGCCGGCGTCAAAGGTTTCCAGGTAGATGCCCACTTTTCCAggaggaggctgtgtaatcagaGACCCGGAGGTTGGAAACTCCACTCTGTTAGCCGGAGTAAGGCCGTAGGCCTCTTGAAGGGTGACAAACTCAGCAGAATTGGGGATCAAGCTCAGAGAAGAAGCCATGGCGAAAGCACATACGAAGAAGTGGGAGAAGAGGTAAAGAAACAAGGTAGAAACTGAAAAAGGAAAATCGTATGAGAGCAATAAAAGGGAAAAAGCGGGATTTACAAAAATCCATGACACGGATGACGTAACTGTCGCGCACACGTCGAAGCGTCACATCACCGGAAATGAAGTGACGACCAAGTAAAAGCGTGACACGTATACTAGCAGTTAAGTCCAGAACATCATAGTTAGCTAGCATACGTTATGACTACTGGACCGGGGGACTTGATGATGCACCCCTCATAGCGGGCCAGAAACAAGTGGACCCCCGACGAGGAGTTCCCAGCGAAGCCCGGGCCAGCGACTCAGCCGCTCTGGCAACCCCGGACCCCCGCGAGGCGACCGTGTAGGAAGTCCTCCTTCACCAAGCGTCGTGCTTTAGCTACAGTCCAATGATAACGGCCCCAAGCGACAAAGAGTGCGGTCAGAGCATTATCGCCTGGACCAATCGCAACACCGTGCACAAATGTGGAGCATGGTCCTCCAATAAGGACGACGGATTCTGTCAGAGTCGCAGTCCTTGTCCCTCGTACGGACCGAGGAAGATCCTCAGTATAAAAGGTCGGCCACCTTGCCTTAAGAGGTAAGCCATTCTTCCCCGATCATCTACCTCCATACTCCATACTAATCCCACTAACTTGACCGTCAGAGCGTCTATTCAGGACCTCCTCCCGGAGAGCGGCTGacgtcttttttttttctttgtggcCTTTCAGGTTCCATTCCAACGACCGTTTCTCAATAGCCAAGGTGGTTTGGAGCCAGGTCGCATCATTtacc
This window encodes:
- the LOC111911257 gene encoding E3 ubiquitin-protein ligase MBR2; this encodes MATTVTPEHGRQRKPRIKSHSATPNSTHVTESRERLPPRKNLFGFLSLGCGRCSSPAAAVHPPGRILPENTRRRRRKKKKQRRNSGSRQENMVVIVPDVCCTPPGIGFTYDVAQSTSADAHRRNHRQRSRATRQAADLQQPWSTTEVDATAFIRSNVSDSRQYTRLQRRSPGGISEIVMLELNPLLDGRLEGSDRFGAWRINADIMSYEELVELSDRIGYVGGGLQEEEILDCLRRPKKSFLKSCDFNSKVKDSKCSICQEECKGDEDLGKLECGHYHHVDCIKQWLLYKNECPICKTVAKPDK